A window of Paenibacillus sp. 19GGS1-52 contains these coding sequences:
- a CDS encoding DUF4395 domain-containing protein — MSEGSKGIPRPLVKTNQGFIVISVLLTWLTGQYWILALPLAAGVLGLVFGYNPVIKLGAKFLTKERCAYLLEDAEQQQFNQSIAVFCLTAGLVSFIAGWTIAAYIFTALVAVAATVAILGFCIGCFIHYQWKMYTYRRKQGSSH; from the coding sequence ATGAGTGAAGGTTCTAAAGGAATTCCCCGACCGTTAGTTAAGACCAATCAAGGCTTTATTGTAATTTCCGTATTATTAACATGGCTCACCGGTCAATATTGGATTCTCGCCCTGCCGCTGGCCGCTGGAGTACTTGGTCTTGTATTTGGATATAACCCGGTTATCAAGCTTGGCGCGAAATTTCTGACAAAAGAGCGGTGTGCCTACCTGCTTGAAGATGCGGAGCAGCAGCAATTTAACCAGAGCATTGCCGTCTTCTGTCTTACGGCAGGTCTGGTCAGCTTTATTGCCGGGTGGACGATCGCTGCCTATATTTTCACGGCATTGGTTGCTGTTGCGGCTACTGTAGCAATCCTCGGGTTCTGCATCGGCTGCTTTATCCATTATCAATGGAAAATGTATACCTACAGACGCAAGCAGGGAAGCAGTCACTAA
- a CDS encoding MFS transporter yields MKRMLWVMLMMAFGATFTSPLFPLYQEHFHLTSLEITLLFAAYAVCLLPSLLIVGSKGKSWGLRKVLLTSVLLSLVATFLFMFANQAWMLYAARMLEGIAYGAFTGASAAFLFLKSPAEKKGLALTLLGVTILVGFGLGPAISGLMIQYAGYQPLRLPFVLLSVLLISALIALFTLTEDSSAKEGIASPKITLGIPKEISPHFWSFIGLSIFMVFTLNGIVLSLIPSFTKNVIHSSNLSVSGLLILLLLGGGAIAQMVRNPRNEMTRIRIGLIMLLIGSCFTVLSGETGKLSLLWIGIFIEAIGGGWTFQVSLRLAGNLPKPEERAQVISTYYLAGYSGFIVPIVGVGGLTLFFSLNTALIVLNVLGALVIIYILAYSTRFQKYYAKHKDKLLYTSTR; encoded by the coding sequence ATGAAAAGAATGTTATGGGTGATGCTGATGATGGCCTTTGGAGCTACGTTTACTTCACCGTTGTTTCCTTTGTATCAAGAGCATTTTCATTTGACAAGCTTGGAGATTACCCTATTATTTGCGGCTTACGCGGTCTGCCTGTTGCCCTCATTACTCATTGTCGGTTCTAAAGGTAAATCGTGGGGCCTCAGAAAAGTACTATTAACGAGTGTACTTCTTTCACTGGTCGCTACGTTTCTATTCATGTTTGCGAATCAAGCTTGGATGCTCTATGCTGCGAGAATGCTGGAGGGGATTGCATACGGGGCCTTTACGGGCGCTTCAGCGGCCTTTCTATTTCTTAAGAGTCCTGCGGAAAAAAAGGGGTTGGCTTTAACATTGTTGGGAGTTACAATCCTGGTCGGTTTTGGACTAGGACCGGCGATTAGTGGATTAATGATCCAATATGCAGGTTATCAACCCCTTCGTCTGCCCTTTGTTCTGCTCAGTGTACTGTTGATTAGTGCGCTGATAGCTCTGTTCACGCTGACTGAGGATTCTTCCGCAAAAGAGGGGATAGCTTCACCTAAGATTACTCTCGGTATTCCCAAGGAAATTTCCCCGCATTTTTGGTCATTTATCGGCTTGTCGATCTTTATGGTCTTTACGCTTAACGGCATTGTGCTATCCTTAATTCCTTCCTTCACAAAGAATGTAATTCATAGCTCCAATCTGTCCGTCTCGGGTCTGCTAATTCTACTGTTGCTGGGAGGCGGGGCCATCGCCCAAATGGTCCGTAACCCCCGAAACGAGATGACAAGAATTCGGATAGGACTAATCATGCTCCTGATTGGGTCGTGCTTTACAGTGTTGTCCGGAGAAACAGGGAAGTTGTCGCTACTATGGATTGGAATCTTCATTGAAGCGATTGGTGGGGGCTGGACCTTTCAGGTGAGCCTGCGTCTAGCCGGAAATCTGCCTAAGCCCGAAGAACGCGCACAGGTTATTTCCACCTATTATCTAGCAGGATATTCCGGATTTATTGTACCTATTGTAGGTGTTGGTGGCCTGACCTTATTCTTCAGTCTCAATACTGCACTTATAGTTCTGAATGTCCTTGGTGCACTTGTCATTATCTACATTCTCGCTTATTCAACCCGATTTCAGAAATATTACGCGAAACATAAGGATAAGCTACTCTATACTTCCACACGTTGA
- a CDS encoding TetR/AcrR family transcriptional regulator has product MARHKEFDQEKALESALDLFWTKGYERTSIQDLCTELGIHRGSLYDTFGDKYALFVACLDRFQHNSQEKYYSILTEEGPTKELLERFFGKVIDSSMNNDTKRRGCFMTNAAMEVAATDPVISGRVEAYAIHVESLFYQFLLRAQKNGDVKGKHNLRELARFLANTKQGLHVMGKTAPDRSVLEDVCKVALSVVV; this is encoded by the coding sequence ATGGCTCGACATAAGGAATTTGATCAGGAGAAAGCGCTCGAAAGTGCGCTGGATTTGTTCTGGACAAAAGGGTATGAACGGACCTCAATACAGGATTTGTGTACGGAACTGGGCATTCATAGAGGTAGCTTGTATGACACTTTTGGGGATAAGTATGCGCTATTTGTGGCTTGTCTGGACCGTTTCCAGCATAATTCACAAGAAAAATATTATTCGATTCTAACCGAAGAGGGACCCACTAAAGAGCTCTTGGAGCGTTTCTTCGGCAAAGTAATTGATAGCTCCATGAACAATGATACGAAGCGTAGAGGTTGCTTTATGACCAATGCTGCGATGGAGGTTGCTGCAACCGATCCTGTGATTTCGGGTAGAGTAGAGGCCTATGCGATTCATGTGGAATCATTATTTTACCAATTTCTGCTGCGTGCTCAGAAGAATGGCGATGTTAAGGGGAAACACAATTTGCGTGAACTGGCCCGTTTCTTGGCGAATACGAAGCAGGGGCTGCATGTAATGGGGAAGACTGCCCCTGACCGCAGTGTATTAGAGGATGTCTGCAAAGTCGCACTATCTGTCGTTGTTTAA
- a CDS encoding ferritin-like domain-containing protein, whose translation MYWVNPYWNRTMFTPVWSVSLVEALNLIKEAVQGERNDELFYDELIKLAPTPEQAAIIKSIRDDERGHNQMYRGIYREITGQEITGISNEQYQRVESYTEGLQRALQGELSAVEKYRKIWFGLPVGIYRDTVYGIILDELKHASKYNYLFTLNHHKD comes from the coding sequence ATGTACTGGGTTAATCCATATTGGAATAGAACAATGTTTACACCCGTTTGGTCGGTATCACTGGTTGAAGCCCTAAATTTAATCAAAGAAGCGGTTCAAGGAGAACGGAATGATGAGTTATTCTATGATGAACTTATCAAACTAGCTCCAACCCCTGAACAAGCAGCTATTATCAAGTCAATACGCGATGATGAACGAGGTCATAATCAAATGTACCGCGGGATTTACAGGGAGATCACCGGTCAGGAAATCACGGGTATAAGCAATGAACAATATCAACGGGTTGAATCGTATACGGAAGGATTGCAGCGGGCGCTACAAGGTGAATTGTCAGCCGTTGAGAAATACCGAAAAATATGGTTTGGACTCCCTGTGGGGATTTATCGTGATACTGTTTACGGGATTATTTTAGATGAGTTGAAACATGCCAGTAAATACAATTATTTATTTACTTTGAATCATCATAAAGATTAA
- a CDS encoding ROK family protein — MKSYLIGVDLGGTNIKAAIFDEEFKAIQELSIPTEASAGSAHVLARIREAVHLLTVGTNITLDLVKGMGIGIPGLLDPVAGISIFSPNFPDWDHVPIIDEMKRYYDFPIYIDNDVRVNLYGEWQHGAGRGYANLILITLGTGLGSGMVSDGKVIYGTSYSAGEIGHMNMYRSGRPCKCGSSGCLGRYVSAVGMVNTLKEKLVEGGNSIIEKWTEGQHERITALMISEAYDRDDALAIEVMRETGEMLGFGLANVINMFNPELIIVGGGMAAAGDRLLNTVRDTVQQHALSLSSSRCSIVQAELGSQAGTLGAASFAWKKMNEKSNV; from the coding sequence ATGAAATCATATCTAATAGGTGTTGATCTCGGTGGAACTAATATCAAAGCAGCGATTTTCGATGAAGAATTCAAGGCCATACAAGAGCTCTCTATTCCCACCGAAGCCTCGGCAGGCTCTGCACATGTGCTGGCCCGTATAAGAGAAGCCGTACATCTCCTAACGGTAGGAACGAACATTACACTGGATCTGGTTAAGGGTATGGGGATCGGGATTCCTGGACTCTTAGATCCAGTGGCTGGTATTTCTATTTTTTCACCAAACTTTCCAGACTGGGATCATGTGCCGATTATTGATGAAATGAAGCGCTACTATGATTTTCCTATTTATATCGATAATGATGTTAGGGTTAATCTTTATGGGGAGTGGCAGCATGGTGCGGGCAGAGGATACGCTAATCTGATATTGATTACCCTGGGTACCGGTCTCGGCTCTGGGATGGTGAGTGATGGTAAGGTGATCTATGGCACGTCCTACAGCGCTGGAGAAATAGGGCATATGAATATGTATAGAAGCGGGCGGCCTTGCAAGTGTGGCAGCTCCGGCTGTTTGGGCAGATATGTATCCGCAGTAGGCATGGTTAACACCTTAAAAGAGAAGCTGGTTGAGGGCGGAAACAGTATTATAGAGAAATGGACTGAGGGGCAGCATGAGCGAATTACCGCATTAATGATCTCGGAAGCCTATGATCGAGACGATGCCTTGGCGATTGAGGTAATGCGGGAGACCGGGGAAATGTTGGGGTTTGGTCTAGCGAACGTTATAAATATGTTCAATCCTGAACTGATCATTGTGGGCGGAGGAATGGCAGCGGCAGGAGATCGGCTGCTTAACACCGTGCGGGATACTGTGCAGCAGCATGCGCTAAGTCTATCCAGCAGCAGGTGCAGCATTGTTCAGGCGGAACTAGGCAGTCAGGCGGGAACACTGGGTGCTGCGTCTTTTGCGTGGAAGAAGATGAATGAGAAGTCAAATGTATAG
- a CDS encoding ABC-2 family transporter protein codes for MYYFGLINEYLKNYIKSRLTYRADFWVEVISDLLFQATNFIFILVIFMHTDSLGGWNQNEVVFVYGFFMVPFGIFSCFVNMWGFSERYITKGEMDRVLTRPAHNLFQILLENIDPPSLFGSLIGLVIMAISGANLGLPFEWWTIPALIVLSLSAVAIYTGIYTTLTSLSFYSDAPTGILPLMYNIQTYGRYPVTIYNRAIQVLLTWVIPFAFVGVYPAALFLHRDEMKGMALLTPVVGAVFLTIGLLAWNYGVKRYKGAGS; via the coding sequence TTGTATTATTTCGGATTAATCAATGAATATCTTAAGAACTACATTAAGTCCCGGCTCACTTACCGTGCCGATTTCTGGGTGGAGGTCATATCGGATCTGCTGTTCCAAGCGACCAACTTTATATTTATTCTCGTAATCTTTATGCATACAGACAGTCTCGGCGGCTGGAATCAGAATGAAGTGGTGTTTGTCTACGGCTTCTTTATGGTCCCCTTTGGGATATTCAGCTGTTTCGTGAATATGTGGGGCTTCAGTGAGCGTTATATCACTAAGGGAGAGATGGACCGAGTTCTGACTCGTCCGGCGCATAATTTATTCCAGATCCTGTTGGAAAATATAGACCCACCTTCCTTGTTCGGCTCATTAATTGGCCTCGTGATTATGGCTATTAGCGGGGCGAATCTCGGACTTCCGTTTGAATGGTGGACTATCCCGGCTTTAATCGTGCTCTCATTGAGTGCGGTGGCCATTTATACCGGTATTTATACAACGTTGACATCCCTCTCCTTCTACTCGGATGCTCCGACCGGAATCCTCCCGTTGATGTATAACATCCAGACCTATGGACGTTATCCGGTAACGATCTACAACCGGGCCATTCAGGTGCTGCTGACCTGGGTTATTCCGTTTGCGTTCGTTGGCGTGTATCCGGCTGCACTGTTTCTGCACCGTGATGAGATGAAGGGAATGGCTCTATTGACGCCTGTAGTTGGCGCGGTATTTCTAACCATTGGCTTACTTGCATGGAATTATGGGGTGAAACGGTATAAGGGAGCGGGCTCGTAA
- a CDS encoding ABC-2 family transporter protein: MGAYLDFIRIRFLTMLAYRVNYYSGILIYSLNIGVNYFTWMAIYGKGESLGGFSATQMTSYVAVSWMARAFYFNNLDREISTDIRDGSIAIQFIRPYNYVLVKMMQGLGEGIFRFMLFMIPGMAIAMLLFPVQLPTELSAWVGFLVMLFFSFLINSQINVITGLSAFFVENNEGMMRMKRVVVDLFSGLVVPISLFPDWLSSVLKFLPFQAITYLPGSVFTGRVQGVGIWNVLGVQVFWFLVLLIPIIWLNHAARQRLFVQGG, from the coding sequence ATGGGCGCTTATCTTGATTTTATCCGCATTCGGTTCCTGACCATGCTTGCTTACCGGGTTAACTACTACTCAGGGATTTTAATCTATTCTCTAAATATTGGTGTCAACTATTTTACCTGGATGGCTATATACGGAAAAGGTGAGTCTCTCGGTGGGTTCAGCGCAACGCAAATGACATCCTATGTAGCCGTATCGTGGATGGCGCGGGCCTTTTATTTTAACAATCTGGATCGTGAGATTTCCACAGATATCCGTGATGGCAGTATCGCCATCCAGTTCATCAGACCCTACAACTATGTGCTGGTCAAAATGATGCAAGGACTCGGAGAAGGTATCTTCCGTTTCATGCTGTTCATGATACCTGGCATGGCTATTGCTATGCTGTTGTTTCCGGTGCAATTACCAACAGAGCTCTCCGCCTGGGTGGGTTTTCTCGTGATGTTATTTTTCAGTTTTCTGATTAACTCGCAGATCAATGTCATTACAGGACTATCCGCGTTCTTTGTGGAGAATAATGAAGGCATGATGCGGATGAAACGTGTTGTTGTCGATTTGTTCTCTGGTCTGGTCGTACCGATTAGCTTATTTCCGGACTGGCTGTCTTCTGTACTTAAGTTCTTACCGTTTCAAGCCATCACTTACCTGCCGGGCTCTGTATTTACAGGACGAGTACAAGGCGTAGGGATATGGAATGTACTAGGTGTTCAGGTCTTCTGGTTCCTGGTGCTCTTGATTCCAATTATCTGGCTAAACCATGCGGCGCGGCAGCGTCTGTTCGTGCAGGGAGGATGA